GATAAGGGAAATGTTTATTTTGTTTGGGAGGATGACAGAACCAAGGCCGGTCGTCCTGAAGTCTTCTTCAGATCCTTAATTGTAAAATTCAATAAACCTTCAGATTTTATAGAGTATTACCAGACCCCTGATGTAAGAATAAATACTGGGATAGATGCAGGTCTTTTTTCAGCAACTTCCCCGGCAATATCATCAGACAATAATAATAATGTATACATCTCATGGAATGACAGCAGGAATAAACCTGAAGACAAGATTTATAAGGGCATATATTTTAATGTTTCACATAATAATGGAAACTCATGGAAACCATCTGCAACCCGTATAGACACGGCAGGAGTTGCCGGTTTTCTGACATATTCCGCCCCTGTTATGAGCAGTGATTCATACGGAGATGTATATATCGCATGGACTGACAATGCAGGAAGGCCCCTGCTTGGAGAATTATATTCCCCTGATGGGACTCCTGATGTTTACTTCAACTATTCAAATAATTTTGGTGAGACATGGGGAAAAGAAGACCAGCGCATAGAAATGCCTAACTATGGTGACCATCAGTCCGTCCCATTTGATGTTGCGATCGGAAGCAATGACGAAGGTGTTGTTTTAATCGCATGGGCTGACGACAGGTTCGGAGATAAATCTTATAATATATTCACAAATCATTCTGAAAGCTTTGGACATAAATTTTTAGATAATGATTCAAATATACGAATTGATACCGGTATCACGGAAGCAGGGCTAGCTAAAGCCGGATCTCCTATGGTTAAAGTTGATGCACATGGGACTGTTTTTATATCATGGATTGACAACAGATCCGGGACATCAGACTTATTCTTTAATTTCTCAGCAGAGAAAGGAAAGCAATACTCATGGCAGGAATCGGATTACTGGATTGATTACCCCATACCTCCAGGCGAATCAGTACAACCTAAGATGAGTATAGACAATGCCGGACATTTTTATATTGTCTGGATGGATACAAGGTCTGCGCTCGCCAAAGATAACTATAATATATATTTCCTTGGAGGTTTTTTTGATATACAAACCTTGCAAATAGAGGGACAGAGGCTTGGTAAGGCATGTTTCATAGCCACAGCCGCTTATGGAAGCCCTTTTGAAAGCCACGTCGCGTTACTGCGGAGTTTCCGTGACCGATATCTTATTACCAACAACACGGGTAAGGCATTTGTAGAATTATATTACCATTTCAGCCCGGCGGCGGCTGATTACATCCTAAAACATGTTTACTTAAAACCGGTGGTAAGACTGGCCTTATTGCCTGCAGTTGGATTGGCAGCGTTTTTTGTTTATACATCGTTAGTACAGAAAGTATTGGTATTAATGGTATTTTTGCACATAGCTGGATTTATTATACGAAATAAGAAGCAAGAAGTTAGAAGCAAGAAGTTAGAGGTAAGAAGTAAGAAGTAAGAAAAAACATTTCACACTTCACTGCCTTTTCTTCATCGCCTCTGTAAGCATCTGCCTTGCCTCTTTATAGTCCGGCTCTATTTCAACTGCCCTATTAAATGATTCAACAGCAAGGTCATATTTTCCTTTCCTGTAGTATAAACTGCCGATATTATAGTATGCCTTGGCATAATCTGGATTAATCTCTATTGCCTTTTTAAAGATTGACTCCGCCTTGTCCAGCTCACCTTTTTCTGTTAAAACAATTCCGAGGTTGTTATATACGAATGGATGTCGCGGGTCAATAGAGATAGCCTTCTCATAAACAGTAATTGCCTTATCAAGTTCTCCGGTTTTCTTGTACACAATACCGAGGTTATAATAAACCCTGAAAAAGTCAGGATTTATTTTAAGGCAATGTTCATAGCTTGCCTTCGCCAGATCAAGCCTTTTCTGAGTCTGATACACAACACCTGCATTGTAATATGCAAGATAATAAAGCGGATTCAGCTTCAATGTATATTCAAATTCACGAATAGCATTGTTATAATCCCCCCTGCCTACATAAGCAAGCCCTAGATTGTCATGTGCCCTTGGTGATGAAGGAGAAATATCCGCTGCCCTCTGCCATAGTGTAAATTCATCCTTCCAAAAGGCATTTGTTTTGGCTGTATTGATTGAATAAGTAAAAACCAGGACAATAAGCAAAGCTATGGCTATACGCTGAGGCATCTTTAAAAAGATTATTCCGGCCATTACCGGAAAAACAATACCTGCAAGATAACCCCTGTTCTCCTGTAATATAGCATTCAGAGGCACTAAGGTAGTGGGCAGGAGTGTAATAAAAAACCATAATATAAAAAAAGACAGTATCCTCCATCCCCCTCCTCTTTTAAACAAGAAATATGCTGATAATAAAATAATCATTATGGCAAGTATACTTAGAATAAAAATACTGTCATAACCGGTAGATGACTTCTTCACAACATGATCTATAGTTAATCCCATTGGAAAGAACACTAACTGAAGATACTTCAATAATACCTTTGGCTGGGTTAAAAGGTTGATGTACAGGTCCGAAGTCCTCCCGGCAACTGCCAGTTTCAACATACTGCTTCTGAAAATAAGATATGGTATGGCAACAAGGGAAATAAAAGGAAGATAACATTTAAGAAGGCTGAAGGCTGAAGGCTGAAGGCTGAAAGTAGATACACCGGAAGATGAATGCTTCGCATCATCTCTGACAAAATATATATCATATATAATCAACATTACCGGAAGTGTAATAGCAATCTCTTTTGTAAGGATGGCAAGGAGGAAGGCGAGGAGGGATAGAAGATAGAAGTTAGAGGTAAGAGGTAAGAAATTAGAAGTAAGAAGTAAGAGATTAGAAGTAAGATTCCTTCTAACTTCTTGCTTCTTGCTTCTTGCTTCTGTCTGTTGACTTCTTGCTTCTGTCTGTTGACTTCTTGCTTCTGTCTGTTGACTTCTAAATTTAATCCAGCAATAAAATGACAAGAGATAAAAGAACGAGCACATCACACTGGAACGTGCTGTAATATAGTTCACAACCTCTGAGTTAAATGGATGGACTGCAAAGATAAGGGCAGTAGAGAGCGGGATAAGATAGTGAATTGTGTTCTCTGCAACCGAATTACCGTTTCCTTCTGACTTCTTACTTCTGACCTCTTGCTTCTTGCTTCTTGCTTCTGACTTCTGCTCTCCCGACTGCTCACAGACCGCTAACATGGCTTTCACAATAAGAAACACAAGAAAGGCTGTCCCTATATGAAATAACAAATTTACAATATGGTATCCGGTTGGATTAAGTCCGCCTACAGCATAATTAAGTGCATAACTAACAACTAAAAGAGGCCGGTAATGTGCTGCAAATGCCTTTTCAAAACTGGAAAACTGTGTACCTTTAAAAAAATTGGGTATGTTGCTCAGGTCTCGTATATAAGGATTTGCAACTATATAGTGCTGGTCATCAAAATGGAAGGAATTATGAAAGGAATTAAAATATACAGCAGAAGATAAAACCGCTATCAACAAAAATATCTTAAGATGTACAGCCAAGTGCACCCAGCTTCACAGGAATTTTTAAATCAATTATAGTTCCCGGTTTTCTTGCTTTAAGGATCAGGCCGATACCGTAAGGTGTCCAGTTGAATAAGGAATCAAACCTGAACACCATGCCAAGCATTCTTGTCATCATCTGATGCTTCCCCGCATCCGGGGGCCTTATTGCGTCCGTTGATTCTCCTCCTGATGTTTTACTCTTAACATGCGGCAGATATATGAACCTGTGGTAGAAACGCACAAAAGGAAACCCCCAGTATCTTACATCCTCCACAACAAAACCCTTTTTTTCAAAAAGGTTTATAAGCCCTTCCCTTGTATATCTCCTCAGGTGGCCGGCCCATTCATCAGTAAAATCCCATAATGAGGGAGATGCCGGCACAGAAACAATACAAACCCCTCCGTGCCTCAGTACCCTGTAAAACTCAAGAATAGCCTGCGTATCATCCTTAACATGTTCCAGAACCTCTGCAGAGACAACAACATCAAATGACTTATCCGGAAATGGGATATCAGCCACACTCCCCTGCTTTATACTTCTGATATTAGACTGCGTAAAATTCTTTGTCCTCTTTCGTAAAATTTCCACATACTCTTTTGACTGCTCAATCGCAAATGTATTGCATCCGCAGCCGGAGAGTTTAAGAAGAAGACTGCCGCTCCCGCACCCTGCATCCAATACAAAGCTCCCCTGTTCAATATCTTTCTTTAACATCCCTAATATCAGGGACTCCCTGTATTCATGGCGCGGGCCGCCTATCTCACCGGCACCCCAGTGTATGCGTATGTTGTTATTAGATTTCACCGTAAGCTTTTTTATAGTATTGTTTAAATTCCTCAGACTTTAACCTTTTCCACCACTGTTCATTCTCTTTATACCATTTTACTGTATTTGCGATTGCATCTTCAAATTTATACTTTTGAGTAAATCCCAATGAAATCACTTTTGATGAATCAATAGAGTAACGACGGTCATGTCCTGCCCGATCCTTAACGAATTTTATCAGATCCCGTGACTTGCCCGTCTCCTTCAAAATAATCTCTGTAATCTCCCTGTTTGTTCTCTCATTCCCGCCGCCTATATTGTATATCTCTCCATCCTTCCCATTATGCAGTACAACATCAATTGCCGCACAATTATCTTCCACATATATCCAGTCGCGCACATTCAGCCCGTCTCCATACATTGGTAACGGATTATCTTCAAGTGCATTGGTTATAAAAAGCGGGATAAGTTTTTCAGGATACTGACAGGGCCCAAAGTTATTTGAACTCCTTGTGATTATAACAGGCAGATTGAATGTTTTTCTGTAAGCAAAAACCACCATATCCGCACCTGCCTTTGATGCAGAATAAGGACTGCTCGGAGACAGAGGGCTTTCTTCATTAAAAGAGCCTTGTTCGATGCTTCCGTAAACCTCGTCTGTAGAAATTTGTATGTAACGTAATATGCCCTTTGCCTTAACCGCTTCAAGGAGTGTATATGTCCCGTACACATCCGTCTGAATAAAACTTCCCGGATACAGGATTGAACGGTCTACATGCGTCTCAGCAGCAAAATTTATAATTGCATCCACACCTTCTACTGCCTCAGCAACCACCTTTGCATCGCATATATCCCCTTTTATAAAGGTATAATTCGGATTCCCTTCAACCTCCTTCAGATTATCCGGATTCCCTGCATAAGTCAGCTTATCAAGATTCCTCACATGATAATCAGGATATTTCTTTAGAATATGCCTGATAAAATTACTTCCAATAAACCCCGCACCGCCTGTTACCAATAGCTTCATAATTTCCCCTATTCTATCCTTTTCTTCTTACTTCTTATTTCTTACTTCTAACCTCTAACTTCTTGCCTCTAACTTCTGCCTAACTCATCCTCCGCTCTTCACAAACTCCGGCCACTTATAAGGTATCTCTTCACTATTCCATGGATACCTGAATTCATCAGGATTGTCATATCTGTATGGACGAGTCGGAACATTGATAATCCTTGCTTCATCACATTGATATGCAGTAAAGCCGTGCATAACACCTACAGGTATCTGAAGAAGAATATTGCCGGCCCCTTTTTCCGGAGGCGCTTTTAAATAAAACTCCTGACTAACACCCTTTGTAGGAGAACCTTCCCTTGTATCGCACAACACCACAAGGGCAGTTCCATACACACAGACAAAATTATCAGTCTGCTCTTTATGATAATGCCAGCCCTTTACAATGCCGAGTTTGCACCCTGTCATGTATATCTGACCGAAGTCCTTAAATACCTCATCATCACAACGCAGCATCTCCATAAGAAAACCCCGTTCATCCGGGATTAGCTTGAGGTTTTTAATTTTTACATCGTGTATCATACGTTATTCTCCTTTGCTCACCCCCACCCTAACCCTCCCCCCTCAAGGGGGAGGGAACAATCTAAGAACCCTCCCCTTGAAGGGGAGGGAATAAGCTTTGGGCCATCGCCATTAAGCGAGAGTGCATGGATGAGGTAGGCTTTATATCTTGCGTCTTGTTTCTAACTTCTAACTTCTAACCTCCGCTCACCGCTCTGCCATCCAGCCCTGCCGCCGGTTCAATCCCCATTGCATCAAGGATGGTTGGCATCACATCAATGATATTAACTTCTCCTGATAATACCCCCCCTCGCCCTCCCTTAAACAAAGGGCTGGAATTTTCATTATTCGTCACAAAGAACAGTGCATCATCCTGAGTGTGCATACCGGTAAAAATACTCCTGCCGGTTACAGAAGGCTTATTTAAAGCGCCTTTCAGGTCAAATCCATAATTCGGCAGGATAACCATATCAGGGGCAAAATCATACTGCGGGCCGCTGAAAATGTCCTCTTTGAAAAAGACCTGTTTAATCGCATTCTGTCCATCTGCTTTAAATCCAAGTAACTTTTCTTTTATTTCATCTCTCAGAGAATTATACTCTTTTCCTGAATCCACACATCCTTTAGGATACTTCCCTCTGACGTTAATATATATCCTTGCAGGGTCAAGGTTAAATGCCCTTGTCCCCTCTCTAATATCCTTGTAGGAGTCAGCGGGATTTTTTGTAAACATTAAATATCCCTCTTCCTCCAGCCATTTGTTTATGTAGACCTCCTGCTTAATGTGAGTAAAGCCGTGGTCAGACACCATAAACACAGCAGTATCCCTGTCAATCTTTTCACATAATTTACCTATAATCCTGTCTATCCACCTGTATATCTCTATAAAGAAATCATGATACTGATGAGAAGGGTCATCAGAGGCCGCCCAAAGGAAATGATGAAGCCTGTCTGTCTCGGATATGGTTGCAATAAAAAGGTCCCATTCCTCTTTCTCAATAAGGTACATAAGGGCCTCCTCTCTCCTTTTAAGAGTCTCCCTCAGGTCATCTGCAAACAGGTCCATAGACTTCCTCGCCTTTGTTGCATCAACATCAAGCCTGTACCCCATCTGTTCCAGCAATGGAACGTAAGATTGCGGATAGGTAGCCTTTCGTAAATCAATAGCAACGAATCCTGCAATAAGAATCCCATTCAGCTCCTTTGCAGGGTATGTGGAAGGGACATTAACAACAATGGAACGTCTGCCGGATTTTCCAAGAAACTCCCACATCGTCTCTGACTTAACAGACTTAAAGTCAGGAAAGAACATATCATAAGTATTAGGACGAAGGTCCATAAAACCGTATATTCCATGCTTACCCGGATTCACACCGGTCATAAAAGAAGTCCATGCAACAGAAGATACTTCAGGAAGAGAAGTAGTCATGCGGGATAAAGTCCCGCTCTTAACAAGTTCGCCGGTATTGGGCATAACCCCTTCCGCAATAAACCTCTGCATAGTAGTATAAGGGACACCGTCAAGACCTATGATTAATGCCTTTTTAAACGCCATATCTGTATAGCCTCCTGTTCACATTCAAGTTAGCAGTAAGCAGTGAGCAATTAGCAGACAAAAACTACCTTCACTGCTTACTGTTTAATATATACTATACGATTCTAATATCATGCTCAACACATTTTTCCTCAAATTCTTGCTTCTTGCTTCTAATCTTCTAACTATTCACTATTCACCAATCACTGTTCACTGCCGTTAAACCAGCTCCACAATGCTCTGATCCCCTATGATAAACTTCTGTGTCTTCGGCTTGGTTTTACATTTAATAATCTCAGCCTCTCTTCCAAGGAGGCTCCTCTCAATCCTGATGTCAGCGTCAATTATCTTACACTTCTCAAGTATAATGCTGTATTCAACCTCGCTGTCCTTAATATGACAGCCATAGTATATCGAGGTAAAAGGACCTATGTAGCTATTCTCAATAACTGTATTCTCTCCAATAATAACAGGCCCTCTTATACTGCTATTGATTATCCTTGCCCCTTTTTCAATAATGACTTTTCCGGCTATATCCGAATCATCGTCCACATCGCCTGCAATCACCGGATCATCATCCCCGATTATCCTGTCAAGTGTCAGCCTGTTCGCCTCAAGTAAATCCTCAGGTTTACCGGTATCCTTCCACCATCCGGTAATCTCTGAATACCCGATGTTATATCCCTTCTGAATCAGGTAATCGTGTGCATCGGATATTTCAAGTTCCCCGCGTGCACTCGGTTTAATATTATTTACAGCCTCAAAAACAGTTGCGTCATATATGTAAATACCGGTAACAGCATACCGGCTCTTAGGCTTCTCAGGTTTTTCCTCAACACTTATTATCTTTCCATCCTTAATATCAGGCACGCCAAATCGCTCAGGGTCATTCACCTTTGACAAGACCAGATGGCAATTCGATTTCTCACGCTCGAAATCATCAATAAAACGCTTAATCCCGCCGACGACCACATTGTCGCCAAGATAGAATACAAAAGGGTCATTTCCGATAAAATCCTGTGCAACCTTAACCACATGGGCAAGCCCTGCCGGAGATTCCTGAAGTATGAATGTAAAATTAACACCCCACTGACTGCCGGTTCCCAGAGCCTTCTTTATCTCATCCCCTGTATCAGGATTATAAACAATACCAATCTCCTTTATACCGGCCCCTGCCACTGCCTCTATTGCAAAGTGAATCATGGGTTTGTTTGCAATAGGTATCAGATGTTTGTTACTGGTATGTGTAATCGGCCTCAGCCTTGTGCCCTTACCGCCGCTTGTAATCAGTGCCTTCATAACGCCTCCTATAAGATTATTTCAAAATTCAAAATAACAATAATACATTTAACTTTTTTGTTCAACCTGAAATTCCTTCGGCGGGGTTAGAAAACCCCGCCTATCCAGCGACTTATAAAGAATAGACGGGACATTCTTGTCCCACTCACGACCGGTTCACCCTTCAAGATGCACCAGCCTGTCCTCTCCAATCCCATACTCCTGAAAGAGATTGCCGACGTCATGCACTGCAACAGGCTCGGTAATAACAATCCTGTCAAAAGATAACCTCGGGATATAACTGACAGGGAGAATTGTATACCCCAGAAAAGGTCTGCCGGCCCTTGTTGCATCAACAACACCCGACATTTTTATACCTGCCTCCTGAAGGGCAAGATAGGCCACCTCAGCCATATCACCGGCACCATATAGGATGACCGTGTTAACCCCTCCCACTGCGAGTTCACGCAGGCAATCTCTCATGCGTATGCGCACCTTTCGCACATACTGATAAGAACGCTGAATATAGTTGTAAGTCAGGCGGGACTTCTCAGTAATCCCTGTTGGCGTAATAAGGTAACCAAGCCTGTTCCTCTCCAGATAAACCACCTCCACATAACCCTTTTGAACCAGACGCTTGATATAAAAATTTGCAAGCCCAAGGGCAATCCCCACCTTATGACTCAACTCCCGCTGGGTCACCTGACCGTTTGATGACAGCTCTTCTAAAATCTCAAGTTCTTTTAATAATTTCTCATTCATGGTGTCGTCCTTAATGTTGAATTGTGCCCCTCTGCGGGGTTAGAAAACCCCGCCTATCCACAGATATATTAGAGATAGGCGGGACATTCCTGTCCCGCTCATGACTTTGTTCCTGTCAGAAAATATTTCAGCTCTTTAATACTCTTCAAAGGTATCCCCATAACCTGTTCCTTCCACAGTATGTCGCAATTACTGCATAATGAAATGCCGGCGTATTCCCCCTTCGCAATCTTTCCCCTCATCCCTGCCAGTACATTCCCATTCCATATCTTAAGGAGCGAATCTTTTCTGACATCCCCAACAGGCATCTCACCCGACAGGTCAACACAGCATGGGACAGCCATGCCATCCCACCTGATTGACATGGAATACCATAGAAATGTGCAGGGTACATACCTCTGCCCTACGGGCCGGAATCCCCTCCCCTGCTCACGCCTAACCTTGCCTCCAAAGGTGTGAGGCTGAATTATAGAGGACCTGTCTATGGGGAGACCTTCGAAATTTTTAAGAAAGGTTTCTTTTGTTTGTTCCGGCGGGGTTAGAAAACCCCGCCTATCCACAGATATATTACCGATAGCCGGGACATTTTTGTCCCGCTCATTTTCATCTACCCCAAACTCAATCACCTGAAATACCACGTAAGGCTTCTTACTCCCGCGTCTCTTCTTCTCCTCAAGAAATGCCTTAATATTTCCCAGTGTCTTTTCAAAATTGGCATTAACCCTGATCTTCTCGTAAACCTCCTTCTCGTAGCCGTCAAAAGAGAAGATAATAAAATCAAGCCCCGCATCCAATAATGCCCTTCTTTTTTCTTCTGTCAGCACAGTGGCATTCGTAGACAAACGCGTCCCAATCCCTCTTTCCTTTGCATACTGAATCATGTCAGGGAGCCTCTTATGAAAAAGGGATTCACCACCCATAAAAAGATTGATGTCATACACAAAGTCCTTTGCCTCATCAATAATCTTTGTGTAAAGATTCCAATCCATATAACCAACCTTATCCTGTGGAATATCCTTACTAGTACACATCGGGCACTTCAGATTACAGAAAGAAGTAGGTTCAATCCAGAGACGGAGAGGCTTGTAAGGCAATATTGTACTGCCACGTTTATAATGCCAGGCAACCTGTGCAAAGCGTATAAGTTTATTTAAATTTCCCATGCTTATGCCTTCCCCCACCCTCACCCGGACCCTCTCCCTGAGGGAGAGGGTGCTAAGTTTATTCCCACCCTTAAAGGAAGAGGATTAGCATCTATTTTGATTCCCTCCCCTTCAAGGGGAGGGTTAGGGTGGGGATGGGGTTATTTTCGGATAAACATTCTTTAATAATATTTGCCGCACTTTTGCACAAACTTATGTGCATTTATCTAAAACAATTTCTAAGCATAGTTCCAGCAGCATCAAGTATATCAACGAGTTAATCAAGTTAAAAAATTCTGGCATAACCATTGCTCTTAATACACCTTCATGATGAACAAAAAGCAGATAGACAACCTATCCAAATATTGTTATGATACAAGCAAGCTCGTGATGGGGCTTATGGTTATCGGTAACCTTATATCGGATAAGTTTTCAAAGCACACTTTCTTGATTGGACTTATTGCTACGTGTGGATTTCTCATCATGGGATATTTTATAGATAGAAAGGAGGTAAATAACAATGTCAAACATTGATATGGCATTTACAACTTTAGCTGTAATAAGCGTGATTGGCGTCATCATACTCCTACTGTCCGAACGTAAGTCACGCAAGGTTCATAAGAAATAAGACCTGTCCTTTCACTCTCTCACACATCCCCAGTAATCCCCTTTCTTAATTCTAACTTCTTACTTCTAACTTCTTGCCTCTGTCTGCTTACTTGCTTACCGTTCACTGCTTACTAACTAAATGCCTCCCCGCCGCTACCTCCCCTGCAACTGTCCAGCACCAGACCATCTTTGTCAGAAACACAACCGGAAAGGTATACCAGTAGCGCCTGACAGAAGGATGTCTGAGAAAAATCTTCAACGTTACTGCTGAGGCAATCAGCGGTGATAATAGACGCAGTAGTAAAGGCCGGAATAAAAAAAAAGGTGTATTCAGATCATCTTTGTATTTTGATCTGATACGGATTGAATTTTTCCCCCATTCCTTAGAATGTCGCAATACAGCACTGATATTATCTCTTACAGGACGATGAATAATCTTCGCATCCGGCTCAAAAAAAAGGTCATAGCCGGCATGTCTCAATTTCAAAGACAGCCCGAAGTCCTCTCCAGTTGGGAAGTCTTCGTCGAACATCCCGACCTTCTCCAATACAGCCTTCTCGACCATCAAATTCGCCGATGCCAGCATAAAGTGACGATTAACACCGCGGCCAATATCAGGCAATAAATCATGAAAGTGGGCCACATTATCCGAGAGAATCCAGTACTGACCGCTCTCAAACCACATAGGCCCTCCAACAACCGGATTACCCTCCCCATACCTCCTCAAAAGCACAGCCATCCAGTTCTTAGATGCAATACAATCCGCATCAATCAAAAAGACCAACTTCCCCCGTGCCTCCTTTATCCCCTTGTTCCTCGCCTCAGCAGGATTAAGAACCCTTTCTGTTTCCAGAAACATTATGCGTTTGTCTTTTGCCGCATGTCTCTTTACAAGACCATACTTATCCTGACCTACAACAATGATCTCAACCTCACTACCATCTATACCGCTTTGGCGATAAAGCGCCTCCAGTACCTCTCCTATACGAGGTGAATGGAGGTTTGGGATAATTATGCTATATCCAGGTATGACCACTCTGCCTGCCTTTCAAAGTGGTGTTCTTATATTCCACGACACCGCAGATATAAAAGAACGGACCACAGCAACATCTTTCTTAAGCAATACCTTGAGAATCCAATAGCTAAGTGAGAAGATCAGGAATGGAAGAAAAGTTATCCAATGCCTTGCCCTGGCATGTTTCCTCATGAACAAAATCCAGTTCCGCACGAGATAGTATGATGTAAATTCGTTCCAACCCTTGCCGGAGCTTCCCCCGCCTTTATGATAAACAACAGCATCAGGAACCAGTATTACCTTAAATCCTGATTTCTTACCACGCTCACACCAGTCATTCTCTTCCCAGTAAAAAAAGAATCTCTCATCCAGCAACCCGACTTTATCCACAAATTCCCTTTTTACCAGAATGGCGGAACCGGAAATAAAATCCGATTCCAAAGCCCCTCCTTTTATCAGACTGCTTTCCTTTCCTTCCATCCTGTCAGGCCAGGGAAACCACATATTAAGACTTCCGATCATTGAATATGCCATTGCCGGATTATCCATCTGAACAATTTTGGGTCCAAGTAATCCGGCCTTAGGATAATCGTGTGTTACTTTAATCAGGCGCTTCAATGCATCAGGTTCAGACTTTGTGTCATTATTAAGCAGCCAGATATAATCCGCCCCCTTTTCCATTGCATATCTTATCCCCACATTATTCCCGCCTGTATATCCAAGGTTTGCACTGTTCTCAATAATGGTAAGCCACGATGCAGATGGATAACACAATTTGACAGCCCCGACCGAGCCATCCGTTGAGGCATTATCCACAACAATCACACGATAGTCGGGATAATCCAATTTACGCACTGAATCAAGGCAGGCAAGGGTGTCATCTTTTCCATTCCAGTTAAGGATTATTATGAAGACCTTGGGCATTACCATATTTTTTATATTATTTTAAAGACCTCAGCAATTTCATCTTTAACCTAATGATATATCTATACAAGCTGAATATAATAAATGGCCATCTATAACGTGATTCGGGTATGGGCTTTGGGATAACAGCAAAGTTCAAATAGTCGGACATCTCCTTTGCATACTGTTGAACCTCGAATGGGGATAATACGGCTTTAAGATCCTTTTGTTTTTCTAAAACTTTGCTATGGTAATCACTAAGTTTAAAAAGACGCTCTAAAATCTTTTTACCTTCAGCAGGAACACGATACAGTGATGTTACCTTTTCTACCAGCATAAAATTATAACTAAGGGTATATCGTGTCCACAAGTTCCAGTCTTCCAACATCTCTAATGATTCGTCAAATCCGCCAAAATTATCATATAATTCCCGCCGGAAAACTAATGCCTGGATAGGTATATAATTATGATGCCATAACAACACCCGTGAAAAATTCTGTTTATAAACAATCTTGCGTTTAAATTCTTTGTACTCCCATCTATCCTCAGAAATTATTTTTGTCGGCACCTCAAAGGCAAGCGCATACACGCCGCTCACATCAGGATGGGTCATAAGCTCATGTACCAGTATCTCAAAATG
The genomic region above belongs to Nitrospirota bacterium and contains:
- a CDS encoding dTDP-4-dehydrorhamnose 3,5-epimerase family protein, with protein sequence MIHDVKIKNLKLIPDERGFLMEMLRCDDEVFKDFGQIYMTGCKLGIVKGWHYHKEQTDNFVCVYGTALVVLCDTREGSPTKGVSQEFYLKAPPEKGAGNILLQIPVGVMHGFTAYQCDEARIINVPTRPYRYDNPDEFRYPWNSEEIPYKWPEFVKSGG
- a CDS encoding alkaline phosphatase family protein; the encoded protein is MAFKKALIIGLDGVPYTTMQRFIAEGVMPNTGELVKSGTLSRMTTSLPEVSSVAWTSFMTGVNPGKHGIYGFMDLRPNTYDMFFPDFKSVKSETMWEFLGKSGRRSIVVNVPSTYPAKELNGILIAGFVAIDLRKATYPQSYVPLLEQMGYRLDVDATKARKSMDLFADDLRETLKRREEALMYLIEKEEWDLFIATISETDRLHHFLWAASDDPSHQYHDFFIEIYRWIDRIIGKLCEKIDRDTAVFMVSDHGFTHIKQEVYINKWLEEEGYLMFTKNPADSYKDIREGTRAFNLDPARIYINVRGKYPKGCVDSGKEYNSLRDEIKEKLLGFKADGQNAIKQVFFKEDIFSGPQYDFAPDMVILPNYGFDLKGALNKPSVTGRSIFTGMHTQDDALFFVTNNENSSPLFKGGRGGVLSGEVNIIDVMPTILDAMGIEPAAGLDGRAVSGG
- a CDS encoding tetratricopeptide repeat protein: MAVHLKIFLLIAVLSSAVYFNSFHNSFHFDDQHYIVANPYIRDLSNIPNFFKGTQFSSFEKAFAAHYRPLLVVSYALNYAVGGLNPTGYHIVNLLFHIGTAFLVFLIVKAMLAVCEQSGEQKSEARSKKQEVRSKKSEGNGNSVAENTIHYLIPLSTALIFAVHPFNSEVVNYITARSSVMCSFFYLLSFYCWIKFRSQQTEARSQQTEARSQQTEARSKKQEVRRNLTSNLLLLTSNFLPLTSNFYLLSLLAFLLAILTKEIAITLPVMLIIYDIYFVRDDAKHSSSGVSTFSLQPSAFSLLKCYLPFISLVAIPYLIFRSSMLKLAVAGRTSDLYINLLTQPKVLLKYLQLVFFPMGLTIDHVVKKSSTGYDSIFILSILAIMIILLSAYFLFKRGGGWRILSFFILWFFITLLPTTLVPLNAILQENRGYLAGIVFPVMAGIIFLKMPQRIAIALLIVLVFTYSINTAKTNAFWKDEFTLWQRAADISPSSPRAHDNLGLAYVGRGDYNNAIREFEYTLKLNPLYYLAYYNAGVVYQTQKRLDLAKASYEHCLKINPDFFRVYYNLGIVYKKTGELDKAITVYEKAISIDPRHPFVYNNLGIVLTEKGELDKAESIFKKAIEINPDYAKAYYNIGSLYYRKGKYDLAVESFNRAVEIEPDYKEARQMLTEAMKKRQ
- the rfbB gene encoding dTDP-glucose 4,6-dehydratase; the encoded protein is MKLLVTGGAGFIGSNFIRHILKKYPDYHVRNLDKLTYAGNPDNLKEVEGNPNYTFIKGDICDAKVVAEAVEGVDAIINFAAETHVDRSILYPGSFIQTDVYGTYTLLEAVKAKGILRYIQISTDEVYGSIEQGSFNEESPLSPSSPYSASKAGADMVVFAYRKTFNLPVIITRSSNNFGPCQYPEKLIPLFITNALEDNPLPMYGDGLNVRDWIYVEDNCAAIDVVLHNGKDGEIYNIGGGNERTNREITEIILKETGKSRDLIKFVKDRAGHDRRYSIDSSKVISLGFTQKYKFEDAIANTVKWYKENEQWWKRLKSEEFKQYYKKAYGEI
- a CDS encoding class I SAM-dependent methyltransferase; protein product: MKSNNNIRIHWGAGEIGGPRHEYRESLILGMLKKDIEQGSFVLDAGCGSGSLLLKLSGCGCNTFAIEQSKEYVEILRKRTKNFTQSNIRSIKQGSVADIPFPDKSFDVVVSAEVLEHVKDDTQAILEFYRVLRHGGVCIVSVPASPSLWDFTDEWAGHLRRYTREGLINLFEKKGFVVEDVRYWGFPFVRFYHRFIYLPHVKSKTSGGESTDAIRPPDAGKHQMMTRMLGMVFRFDSLFNWTPYGIGLILKARKPGTIIDLKIPVKLGALGCTS